In Dysidea avara chromosome 6, odDysAvar1.4, whole genome shotgun sequence, the genomic stretch CTTGTATCATATGTACACTGttactacaataataattattttgtataaaattagtcacataaaatattttactacAATGTTTGGAGTAGAATTCCCTTGACAAGATCACCTGAATTGTAGACACCCTATAATAATCAGGATACATGGTCCCCTAAACTCTCaagtatacacatacacattaatCACAGTTGAGGACACCTCTCTAATAAGGAGATATTTTGTGATCCTAAACACCTGAATGTGTTGTGTAATAATCTGACTGTATGGTATTGACTAGTACTGAGTTGATATAGACATGTCCCTAATCTTTGTCTACTGTTATGATCACTACAGGTGTCATTTGTATCAAGACACTATTGATGGAAAATAAGAAATTACAAGTATTGAACATTGGTGGTAATCAGATTGGCAACGAGGGAGTGTCTGCTGTATGTGAACCACTTTACAACTACAACACTACTCTGACTGAGCTCAGCATGAATCATTGTGGGATATCAGTGGAAGGTAAATACTACATcatcatgtagctagctatagttgtgAAACTTTATGTAGTTTGATGATGATAGCAAAATGTTGTGTTTACAATAATGTTTGTAGACTTACTGAATCAACCATATAGTgtcaaagccatacaagtgttTACAATAGTCTAATTCTGTCCAATCATTTTGTGTACTATAGTCAGTAAATTTACTATGTAAAGGTTGTGTACCACTTGGTGTGGTTTTCTGATATACCACTTGTTCTGTAACACTACACATCTTGTATCATATGTACACTGttactacaataataattattttgtataaaattagtcacataaaatattttactacAATGTTTGGAGTAGAATTCCCTTGACAAGATCACCTGAATTGTAGACACCCTATAATAATCAGGATATATGGTCCCCTAAACTCTCaagtatacacatacacattaatCACAGTTGAGGACACCTCTCTAATAAGGAGATATTATGTGATCCTAAACACCTGAATGTGTTGTGTAATAATCTGACTGTATGGTATTGATGACTAGTACTGAGTTGATATAGACATGTCCCTAATCTGTGTCTACTGTTATGATCACTACAGGTGTCATTTGTATCAAGACACTATTGATGGAAAATAAGAAATTACAAATATTGAACATTAGTGGTAATCAGATTGGCAACGAGGGAGTGGCTGCTGTATGTGAACCACTTTACAACTACAACACTACTCTGACTGAGCTCAGCATGGGTAACTGTGGGATATCAGTGGAAGGTAAATACTACATcatcatgtagctagctatagttgtaAAACTTTATGTGGTTTGATGATGATAGCAAAATGTTGTGTGTACAATAATGTTTGTAGACTTACTGAATCAACCATATTGTgtcaaagccatacaagtgttTACAATAGTCTAATTCTGTCCAATCATTTTGTGTACTATAGTCAGTAAATTTACTATGTAAAGGTTGTGTACCACTTGGTGTGGTTTTCTGATGTACCACTTGTTCTGTAACACTACACATCTTGTATCATATGTACACTGttactacaataataattattttgtataaaattagtcacataaaatattttactacAATGTTTGGAGTAGAATTCCCTTGACAAGATCACCTGAATTGTAGACACCCTATAATAATCAGGATACATGGTCCCCTAAACTCTCaagtatacacatacacattaatCACAGTTGAGGACACCTCTCTAATAAGGAGATATTTTGTGATCCTAAACACCTGAATGTGTTGTGTAATAATCTGACTGTATGGTATTGATGACTAGTACTGAGTTGATATAGACATGTCCCTAATTTGTGTCTACTGATATGATCAAAATAGGTGTCATTTGTATCAAGAGACTATTGGTGGAAAATAAGACAATCACATTACTGGACATTAGAGGGAATAAGATACAAGATGAAGGAGCAGTTGCAATATCAGAAGGTCTTCGATGCAATCATACTCTCACTACACTCTGGATATCCCGCTGTGGCTTATCAGTGGAAGGTAGTGTAGTTGTAAGATTTGTATGTGGTTTAGATGATAGTGAAGTGTTTCATGTTATGTAAAACAGTGTTTATATATTTGTATGATATGTCCCATACCTTTGTGTACCATTGTGATCACTACAGGTAGTCGTGTAGTCCTACAAGCAGCTGTGGACAATACTATATGTCATGATGTGAGGGTTGATCATAGGAGTGATGATCAAGTCAAGCAATTGTTGACCATTCTGGAAGAGAGGAAGAGACAAGTGGTAGGAGGTGTTATTGTGTGATCTATTATTTGTTACTATGGTCATGATTGTTTCCAGGACAACGTCCAATCACAGAAAAATATATCATAAGTTGAAGAACACACAAAATAAGATCATGTGAGTCAAAATTAGTTACTTTTTGAATAATTACCATCTTACCATTTGTAGGAGAATTTTATGACCCTAACCACATCATTTGTGATTTGTGTAGAACTTGTGAACACAACAAATAACATTTTTATTATAATGTTGTACTAAATTATTACAACATGACATGTGTAGTATGTTTTCATCCCTGAAAGTTAATGATGTTGCTAATATTAGTAAGAAACCTCCTAACAGGTGTCCTTTAAGGTCAATACATTAATTTCTATGTGTCACAGATGAGGAGGGTCAGTGGTTTGACAAACTAAATCTACaaaaatcacgtgatcaatAGGGCTGAAAACTAATATTGTACAAGCAGATACACCACTAGAAACGATATGCATAAAGCTTACATTGATCTTTAAAAGTTAACAAGGTTTCACTTGCACCTGctaaagattgaaatactctaatagagcagtcaggtaaagcTAAAACaatcagattcaatctcagagggcctaattttcaaaatttcctgggaggAATGCACACTAAAACATGTCATCGCCACCTATACCCAGCCCTCCCTAAGTATAGGTGCCCCCTCTGCCCCTGACATTCATTATGTAGTAGTTTGTATAATGCATTTAAAACCTAGTCATGACAATCCagctttgattgtgggttttgaaacAAAACACATCTAAAATTACTTCCTGGGACATACATATGTTAGGAACCACATCCTAGAGTATTCATGATTCTAGAGACCTCAGATTTGCCTTGACTCGGCTTCTAATACCACAGAGCTAGAACGTGAGGACATTAATCTTAGGAATTTAATGACATTACAAGTGATCATGGTTAGGAGAAGTTGGAATACATTAATCTACAACTGGTCAAAACTGGTCCTCATTTCTCCCTACATAATACTACACATTATTCCAGATGGTTAAATTTACCAGTCTCAGTTACAAGTCAAGTACATTGTTATTAATACACACACAACAGACAATCAACCATGTAGTATGTACACTGTACCAAACACTAGTGTGTTCTGTGTCTCTACAAGTCACATGATCACCATCAGGATGTCTGTCTCAGTGTTTGTGTCCTTGAACTTGTTAGAATCATCATAACCATCAGGGGATCGGACATGGGTGATCATAAACAAGATACAGAGGTGCATTAAATAGGATGAATGTTAGGACTGTGAGAGAGAATAATGACAGTGACACTAAAATAAACCAGCACAGGATAAAGTATCCCATAATAaaatatgcagtgaaacctTCCTAATAAGGTCATTAACTGGCCATTGTAATAATCCTCAAATTTGCCATTAGTGTACAAAGTTACCATATTAGGTAGCCACCTGCAAGAAATTTTTGGCTCAAGTGACGTAGGTTTCATCGCACCAACAATTTGCACTTTCCTTGATAAAAAATCCATGACACAAACCATTACAAATTTGTTCTGGTACAACATTAGTCTGAAGAAGGTTGGATAGTTGAGGGAACATGACAATAAACAGAAATGTACATAATatggtcactgtgtaataaggttaCTCCCAATGTGTTACCATAGAatcgggttgttaagcacatgcacttataattgttggagaaaacttttgtaaaaaatCATACAATTTGTTAGGtacataataaataattatggtgtgctAAAACAGAATGGCTACATCATAAGGAGTTAGTGGTTTGTGCCAGTCACCATGCCAgtgtgtaaggatatttgactgaGTGAATCCTTTATAATGAATGAGAATACACAAGAAGAATACACAGTATAAACATGGACAGTAATGgctggtcccaaagtgtccattacaAAACAGCTCCACTGTACACACTAGCAAGACAACTAATAGTTATTGTATGAGATATGAATTAACAGTTTAATAATGTCTACCTTGTAAACTCAACACTTTACAAGTGTTCACATGTTATGGATAGACATGGACAAGTGACTAATGTTACATGATACTAATCTTcatattactctaatagaacatgcacacaaacactctaatagaacagtcactatagAGTACTATTATAGTACTATTATAGTACTATAATAGTCTATTATAGTCTATTATAGTACTATTTGTcagttggttgctaggagatagtgTACATTCTTACAACTGAAGGGAGTGACCACTAATGTACCAATGTCAACCCTTTGGTGTACTGTAACCACATAAAAGCTGCATCACGGCATGTGACAtaataacaatataattataaggTCCTTCTACTATGCTATAGTGGATACAATAGGCCAAATCTTCTATGCCCAGTCATTTAGGTAACTGTCCGGCCAATTCTgatttgtcaggacattgtggcaaGATAACAGAAatttcttatcata encodes the following:
- the LOC136257316 gene encoding ribonuclease inhibitor-like isoform X2; protein product: MSLSHCSIKHGGCDIGDKGVSRLAQCCEKTIKLQELDLTFNDLTSAGMEHLVKIMRSSPSLRVLNVSGNEIGDIGVELLLPNSNNLTELHIWRCRLSVKGVICIKTLLMENKKLQILDIGNNQIGNGGVAAVCEPFYNYNTTLTKLRMGNCGISVEGVICIKTLLMENKKLQVLNIGGNQIGNEGVSAVCEPLYNYNTTLTELSMNHCGISVEGVICIKTLLMENKKLQILNISGNQIGNEGVAAVCEPLYNYNTTLTELSMGNCGISVEGVICIKRLLVENKTITLLDIRGNKIQDEGAVAISEGLRCNHTLTTLWISRCGLSVEGSRVVLQAAVDNTICHDVRVDHRSDDQVKQLLTILEERKRQVDNVQSQKNIS